The following coding sequences are from one Triticum dicoccoides isolate Atlit2015 ecotype Zavitan chromosome 4A, WEW_v2.0, whole genome shotgun sequence window:
- the LOC119283692 gene encoding outer envelope protein 64, chloroplastic, protein MASSTAANLWVLLGLGIAGVLLAAKRLKRPARPDHVADAFHVSGYITSFGSLEWAKTHDAATQTSLVVSTLVDGGAICVGKTVIDEMAYSIHGENKHFGTPTNPAASDRVPGGCSSGSAVAVAGGMVDFALGIDSIGGVRVPGGYCGVLAFRPSHAVISNSGVIPVAPSLDTIGWFAKDPIVLRRVGHLLLKLSYTDIRLPRHFYIADDCFEISKIPARRLTQVVAKSVEKLYGRQVLSHVNLGNYLASKIPSLRNYSNGQKNGDSKFSSLQALSSAMQLLHKHEFRDQHNEWINSAKSAVDASIVGNLSDDGDSTINIVQDARKEVRLALNTLLKDDGILVIPTALGCPPKLNARELSSTSYNAETLCLQSLSSMSGCCQVTVPIGTHDKCPISVSFIARHGGDRFLLDTTQAIYATIQEQVEVLAKSNPSSKEAMSEEAAEAAKEKGNSAFKEKQWQKAINLYTEAIKLNGKVATYYSNRAAAFLELANYRQAETDCTSAIDIDPKIVKAYLRRGTAREMLGYYKEAVDDFSHALVLEPMNKTAGVAINRLKKLFP, encoded by the exons ATGGCGTCCTCGACGGCTGCCAACCTCTGGGTGCTGCTCGGCCTCGGCATCGCCGGCGTCCTTCTGGCGGCGAAGCGGCTCAAGCGCCCCGCCCGCCCGGACCACG TCGCCGACGC ATTCCATGTCAGTGGTTATATAACAAGTTTTGGCAGCCTAGAATGGGCGaagacacatgatgcagcaacacaAACATCTCTAGTGGTTTCAACTCTTGTAGACGGTGGTGCTATTTGTGTTGGGAAAACTGTCATCGATGAGATGGCATATAG TATCCATGGTGAGAATAAACATTTTGGTACACCAACAAATCCTGCAGCTTCCGATCGAGTACCTGGAGGATGCTCAAGTGGATCAGCTGTTGCTGTTGCTGGTGGCATGGTAGATTTCGCCTTGG GTATTGATTCCATTGGAGGAGTAAGGGTACCAGGTGGCTATTGTGGCGTACTGGCGTTCCGGCCTTCACATGCTGTTATATCCAACAGTGGTGTTATTCCTGTAGCTCCTAGCCTAGACACTATAG GCTGGTTCGCAAAGGATCCGATTGTACTGCGTCGTGTTGGTCATCTTCTTCTGAAATTATCTTATACTGATATTCGTCTACCCAGACACTTCTACATAGCAGATGATTGTTTTGAAATTTCAAAGATACCTGCAAGAAGGTTAACTCAGGTGGTCGCAAAATCTGTGGAAAAGCTGTACGGAA GACAAGTCTTGAGTCATGTGAATCTTGGAAATTATTTGGCTTCAAAAATACCCAGCCTGCGGAACTATTCAAACGGGCAAAAGAATGGGGACTCAAAGTTTTCTTCATTGCAAGCACTTTCTAGTGCCATGCAGTTGCTTCACAA GCATGAATTTAGAGATCAGCATAACGAGTGGATAAACTCAGCAAAGTCTGCTGTTGATGCTTCCATAGTTGGTAATTTGTCTGATGATGGTGATTCAACTATTAATATCGTCCAAGATGCAAGAAAGGAAGTGCGCTTAGCTCTCAACACACTTCTTAAG GATGATGGAATTCTGGTCATCCCAACTGCTCTGGGATGCCCTCCAAAACTTAATGCCAGGGAGCTCTCGTCTACAAGCTACAATGCTGAGACATTATGCCTTCAATCTTTATCTAGTATGTCTGGGTGTTGTCAG GTTACCGTTCCCATCGGTACACATGACAAGTGTCCTATTTCGGTTTCCTTCATTGCGAGGCATGGTGGTGATCGCTTTTTGCTGGACACCACTCAAGCCATATATGCCACCATCCAAGAGCAAGTTGAGGTCCTAGCCAAATCTAATCCTTCAAGTAAAGAGGCGATGAGTGAAGAAGCTGCTGAAGCTGCTAAAGAGAAA GGTAACAGTGCATTTAAGGAGAAGCAATGGCAAAAGGCAATAAATTTATATACTGAAGCAATCAAATTAAATGGCAAAGTAGCAACATACTACAGTAACAGAGCTGCGGCTTTTCTAGAGCTAGCTAA TTATCGCCAAGCTGAGACAGATTGCACTAGCGCCATCGATATTGATCCAAAG ATTGTCAAAGCTTATTTGCGAAGAGGCACGGCAAGAGAGATGCTTGGATACTATAAGGAGGCTGTCGATG ATTTTAGCCATGCCCTTGTTCTAGAACCAATGAACAAGACGGCTGGCGTAGCTATCAATAGATTAAAGAAGCTATTCCCGTAA